In Micromonospora inyonensis, the genomic window CGCGCCCCGACCGGCCGGTGTCCGACTGCGGGCGGCGACCGAGGCGGTCGGCCTCGGGCTCGGCCTCGCCTTCGCCAGCTGGATGCTGCTGCCCGCCGGTGCCGCGCCGGTGCCCGTCCGGGCGGCCCTGGTGGTCGCCGCCGTCGGCATCTCGGCGGTCCTGGTCACCGCCCCGACCGATGGCCCGTCCCCGGTCGGGGCGGTCGTCTGGCGGGCGGGTGCCGTGACGGGCCAACTCGGCCTGGCCGGGCTGGTGCTGCTCCACGCCTACCGGGCCCCGCAGGAGGCGACGCTGCCGGTGGCTCTCCTGACCGCGGCGGGGGCGCTGCTGACCGCGTCCGGTGCCCGCCGGCTGGCCCGCGCGGCCCCGCCACAGCGCACCGCCCCGGGAGGGCTCTGGCCCCGGATCACCGCCCCGGCCGTGATCGCGGCCCTGGCCGCCGGCTACCACCTCGTCCGGGTCGGGGAGTTCGACCGCACCGAGGTCGTGCTCGGCCTGGCGGTGATCCCGCCGATGGTCGTCCGCGAGCTGCTGACCGTCGCGGACACCCGTCGCCTCGGTGGGCGGGAGGCCCGCGGTGCCGACGAGGGACTCCAGCGGGAGGCCCGCGACGCCGACGAGGGACGCCAGCGGGAGGCCCGCGACGCCGACGAGCGACGCCGTCCGGAGCCGGTGCCGGATCTCGCCGGCACCGATCACCTCACCGGACTGGCCGACCGGCGGGAGCTGCGTCGGGCGCTGACCGGTCGGCGGGCCGGGACGGGGGAACCCGCCACGCTGCTCGTGCTGGACCTGCACGGCCTCTGCGCCGTCGACGACGGCAGCGGGCCGACCGCGGGCGACCGGGTGCGCGTCGAGGCGGCCCGACGGCTGCGCGCCACCGCCGGTCCGGACGACCTGGTCGCCCGCCTGGCCGGGGACCAGTTCGCGGTGGTCGTCGGGAGCGGGTCGGTGCCCGCGTACGGGCTCGCCCTCCGCCTGCTCGACGCGCTCACCGCGCCGTACCGGCTGCCCGGCGCGTACGTGCGCCTGGAGGTGAGCATCGGGCTGGCCGACACCGCCGCCGGCAGTGCCGACGACGTGCTGCGGCAGGCGGACCTGGCCCGGCGGCGGGCCAGCCAGCTCGGCCGGGACCGGATCGAGTGGTACGACGTCTTCCTCGAGGAGCAGTTGGTCCGCCGGCTGGACCTGGAGCGGGAACTGGCCGGTGCGGTGGCCCGGGGTGAGCTGGACCTGGTCTACCAGCCGGTGCACGGGCTGGCCGACCGGGTGCCGGTGGGCACCGAGGCGCTGCTGCGCTGGCGCAGCCCCCTGCTCGGCACCGTGCTTCCCGCCGAGCTGATCCCGGTCGCGGTCGACCTCGGCCTGCTCGGCGAGGTGGGGCAGTGGGTGCTGGACCGGGCCTGCCGGCAGCTCGCCGCCTGGTCGGCGGTGCACCCGTCGCTCTGGATGGCGGTCAACGTGACCCCGGAGGAGCTGACCGCCGCGGACGTCGTCACCCGGGTGGCGGACACCCTCGCCCGGTACGGGGTGCCGGCCGAACGGCTGGTGGTCGAGGTCGGCGAGGCCGGGCTCGACGTCGACCTGCCGACCGTGGTGGCCCGGCTGGCCGGGCTGCGTTCCCTCGGCGTCCGGACCGCGCTGGACGACTTCCACGCCGGCCGTGCCTCGCTGCGGCGGCTGCGGGAGCTGCCGATCGACCTGGTCAAGGTCGATCCGCGGGCGGTCGGTGGCGGCGAGGGGGAGCAGCCCCTGGTCGACGTGGTGGCGAACCTGGCCCGGCGGCTCGGGCTGGAGGTCGTGGTGGAGGAACTGGAGTCGACAGGTCAGGTCGACCGGGCGTACCAGGCCGGCTGCCGGTACGGGCAGGGCTTCGCGCTCTCCCGCCCGGCGACCGCTGAGCGGGTGGAGGCGCTCCTGGAGGAGCACCCGTCACCCGGCGCGTTCGCCTGACCGGGGCGGCCCCAGCACCGGCCGTCGGCTCGCGCCTCGTGCTTGGTGCTGGGGTGGCGGCGGTCAGCGGGAGACGAGCCGGAGGGGTGAGGTCTGGGTGTGGGCCGGGGACGGCGTGGCGTAGCTGTAGTTCACGATCACCTGGTGCTGCCCGGCGTACCGGTACGGGCTGAGGATCTTCGTCACCGGGTCCAGGACGGCGAGCCGGAACAGCCAGCCGCGCTGTGCGGAGAGGCCCTGCCAGGCCGTGGTGTTGCCGGTGGCCCAGCCGTTGGGCAGGTCGAGGCAGAGCAACTGCCCCGGGCCGTTCGGGTTGCAGAGCTGGGCGATCACGTTCGACTGGTTGGAGATGGAGTACGACCAGTAGATCGTGTCGATCGATGAGGCCGCCGGGGCGCTGGACGGCGCGTTGACGGTGGTGCTGGAGTACCACCAGTTGGTCTGGTACAGGACGGGGCCGGTCGGGTTGACGACGTAGGCGGCGTCGGAGGCTTGGGCGGCGGAGGTGGGTAGCAGCACGGCGATCACGGCGACGATCACGATGCCGAATCTTCGGACGGTGGTCACAGGCGACCTCCATTCGTGGGAAGGCCACAAACCTAGCCTTGGGTGCCGTCCTGACTGCAGAGGGTAAACATCCATTGGTCGTCACCCGTCAGCAGGATGGCGATCGAGGCCGGCGTGGTGGC contains:
- a CDS encoding flagellar protein FlhE yields the protein MTTVRRFGIVIVAVIAVLLPTSAAQASDAAYVVNPTGPVLYQTNWWYSSTTVNAPSSAPAASSIDTIYWSYSISNQSNVIAQLCNPNGPGQLLCLDLPNGWATGNTTAWQGLSAQRGWLFRLAVLDPVTKILSPYRYAGQHQVIVNYSYATPSPAHTQTSPLRLVSR
- a CDS encoding putative bifunctional diguanylate cyclase/phosphodiesterase gives rise to the protein MSLAPPPRVPVPVPEPAVVAVVLLFVVAGPATPACRAAVATGGLCAVALLHAVGPLPVPGRAPRPAGVRLRAATEAVGLGLGLAFASWMLLPAGAAPVPVRAALVVAAVGISAVLVTAPTDGPSPVGAVVWRAGAVTGQLGLAGLVLLHAYRAPQEATLPVALLTAAGALLTASGARRLARAAPPQRTAPGGLWPRITAPAVIAALAAGYHLVRVGEFDRTEVVLGLAVIPPMVVRELLTVADTRRLGGREARGADEGLQREARDADEGRQREARDADERRRPEPVPDLAGTDHLTGLADRRELRRALTGRRAGTGEPATLLVLDLHGLCAVDDGSGPTAGDRVRVEAARRLRATAGPDDLVARLAGDQFAVVVGSGSVPAYGLALRLLDALTAPYRLPGAYVRLEVSIGLADTAAGSADDVLRQADLARRRASQLGRDRIEWYDVFLEEQLVRRLDLERELAGAVARGELDLVYQPVHGLADRVPVGTEALLRWRSPLLGTVLPAELIPVAVDLGLLGEVGQWVLDRACRQLAAWSAVHPSLWMAVNVTPEELTAADVVTRVADTLARYGVPAERLVVEVGEAGLDVDLPTVVARLAGLRSLGVRTALDDFHAGRASLRRLRELPIDLVKVDPRAVGGGEGEQPLVDVVANLARRLGLEVVVEELESTGQVDRAYQAGCRYGQGFALSRPATAERVEALLEEHPSPGAFA